One genomic region from Grus americana isolate bGruAme1 chromosome 15, bGruAme1.mat, whole genome shotgun sequence encodes:
- the SLC5A11 gene encoding sodium/myo-inositol cotransporter 2 isoform X2: METTSSTPSSVSPSWDVFPQKTLDSIDIAVLVLYFIFVLAVGLWSMWKTQRSTVKGYFLAGGQMVWWPVGASLFASNVGSGHFIGLAGSGAASGIAATAYEWNGMFCVLVLAWLFLPIYIAAGVTTMPEYLQKRFGGKRIQMFLAILYLFIYIFTKISVDMYAGALFIQQALHWDLYIAVAGLLAITAVYTVAGGLAAVIYTDALQTLIMLIGAVTLMVFSFVEVGGLEGLQTKYFDAIPSTRKENSSCGLPREDAFHIFRDPVNSDLPWPGVLVGMTIPSLWYWCTDQVIVQRSLAAKNLSHAKGGSLMTSYLKILPLFMMVMPGMISRILFPDLVACADAEICRKICGNPSGCSDIAYPKLVIELLPVGLRGLMMSVMIAALMSSLTSIFNSASTIFTMDLWKHFRPRCSEWELMIVGRVFVLLLTVVSILWIPLVQAGQGGQLFIYIQSISSYLQPPVAMVFILGCFWKRANEKGAFWGLVIGLLLGVIRLVLDFIYPEPQCDETDLRPGVVKYMHYLYFSMVLAAISTLTVLVVSMFTEPPSEEMV, encoded by the exons ATGGAGACCACCAGCAGCACTCCATCCTCTGTGAGCCCCTCGTGGGATGTGTTTCCCCAGAAGACACTGGACTCCATAGACATTGCTGTTCTTGTGCTGTACTTCATATTTGTCCTGGCGGTTGGGCTGTGG tCCATGTGGAAGACGCAGCGCAGCACTGTAAAAGGCTACTTTCTAGCCGGAGGACAGATGGTTTGGTGGCCT GTGGGCGCATCCCTGTTTGCCAGCAACGTTGGAAGTGGCCACTTCATCGGCCTGGCTGGATCAGGAGCTGCCTCAGGAATTGCCGCAACAGCCTACGAGTGGAAC GggatgttttgtgttttggtgcTGGCCTGGCTGTTCCTTCCAATTTACATAGCAGCAGGA GTTACTACCATGCCTGAGTACTTGCAGAAACGTTTTGGAGGCAAAAGAATTCAGATGTTCCTGGCGATTCTCTACTTGTTTATCTATATCTTCACCAAAATATCA GTTGATATGTATGCTGGGGCTCTCTTCATTCAGCAAGCCTTACACTGGGACCTCTACATCGCAGTGGCAGGCTTGCTGGCAATCACAGCCGTTTACACTGTGGCGG GTGGCCTGGCAGCTGTGATATACACAGACGCTCTGCAAACTCTCATCATGCTGATCGGGGCTGTGACTCTCATGGTCTTCA GCTTTGTTGAAGTTGGCGGTCTTGAAGGTTTACAGACAAAATACTTTGATGCCATTCCCAGCACCCGCAAGGAAAACAGTAGCTGTGGCTTGCCAAGAGAAGATGCTTTTCACATTTTCCGAGACCCTGTTAACTCTGACCTTCCCTGGCCGGGAGTTTTGGTGGGAATGACCATCCCATCCCTGTGGTATTGGTGTACAGATCAG GTCATCGTTCAGAGGTCCCTTGCTGCTAAAAACCTCTCTCATGCTAAAGGAGGCTCCTTGATGACATCCTACTTGAAAATTTTGCCCCTTTTTATGATGGTAATGCCAGGCATGATCAGCCGGATTCTCTTTCCAG ATCTGGTGGCTTGTGCAGATGCGGAAATTTGCCGAAAAATCTGTGGCAACCCGTCTGGGTGTTCTGATATTGCTTATCCTAAGCTGGTCATAGAACTTCTGCCTGTAG GACTCAGGGGCCTGATGATGTCAGTGATGATAGCAGCTCTCATGTCCTCCCTGACTTCCATCTTTAATAGTGCCAGCACCATTTTCACCATGGACCTCTGGAAACACTTCCGTCCTCGTTGCTCTGAGTGGGAACTCATGATCGTTGGCAG GgtctttgtgctgctgctcactGTGGTCTCCATCCTGTGGATCCCACTGGTAcaggctggccagggagggCAGCTCTTTATTTACATCCAGTCCATCAGCTCCTACCTGCAGCCCCCAGTGGCAATGGTGTTTATACTGGGTTGCTTCTGGAAAAGAGCAAATGAAAAG GGTGCGTTCTGGGGCCTGGTGATTGGGCTGCTGCTGGGCGTCATTCGGCTGGTGCTGGACTTCATCTACCCGGAGCCCCAGTGTGATGAGACTGACCTCCGACCAGGCGTGGTGAAGTACATGCACTATCTCTACTTCTCCATGGTCCTGGCCGCGATCTCCACGCTCACTGTGCTGGTGGTCAGCATGTTCACAGAACCGCCCTCGGAAGAAATG GTATGA
- the TEX47 gene encoding LOW QUALITY PROTEIN: testis-expressed protein 47 (The sequence of the model RefSeq protein was modified relative to this genomic sequence to represent the inferred CDS: deleted 2 bases in 1 codon), whose translation MSRRDSRGSYAFMLLLNNKSLINESVVYGSREHRPDNTTLTCWNYRYKPFDKLPVFLLKQGYHRGLFENALEDHSGEQVSGLLLLYSSYICHVVESCSSTIHLIIRDLASLQNQGHRMEFTLFPLSALLQEIKVLVVAHNIPTRLFPDWYVAIAMSPMTHPQGSTQSQSTAEVVAECLTLLLKLAAWIQSCEEDSEDTNESVHTLAPELLIPAETINYLYNAEECASPEDFLRIYLSPSQPALDSGTLHTKYQI comes from the exons ATGTCAAGAAGAGATTCCCGTGGCAGCTATGCTTTCATGCTTCTTCTGAACAATAAAAGCTTAATCAATGAATCTGTTGTCTATGGCAGC AGAGAACACAGACCAGACAACACAACACTAACTTGCTGGAACTATCGCTATAAACCGTTTGACAAActgccagtttttcttttgaaacaagGTTATCACAGAGGATTGTTTGAAAATGCATTAGAAGACCACTCAGGAGAACAAGTCTCAGGTCTGCTACTTCTCTATTCCAGCTATATTTGTCACGTAGTAGAG tctTGCAGTAGCACAATCCATCTCATCATCCGAGATTTAGCTTCTCTCCAAAATCAAGGTCATAG GATGGAATTCACTCTCTTTCCACTCAGTGCTTTACTCCAGGAAATTAAAGTTTTAGTGGTGGCACATAACATCCCCACCAGACTGTTCCCAGACTGGTACGTGGCCATAGCGATGTCTCCCATGACACATCCACAAGGCTCGACACAATCACAATCTACGGCAGAGGTGGTCGCGGAGTGCCTTACCCTCCTACTCAAACTGGCAGCCTGGATTCAAAGTTGTGAG GAGGACAGTGAGGACACCAATGAGAGTGTACACACTCTTGCACCCGAGTTGCTAATCCCAGCAGAGACAATTAACTATTTGTATAATGCTGAAGAATGTGCAAGTCCAGAAGATTTTCTGAGAATTTATTTAAGTCCTTCACAACCTGCCCTGGATTCAGGTACACTGCACACAAAATATCAAATTTAG
- the SLC5A11 gene encoding sodium/myo-inositol cotransporter 2 isoform X1: protein METTSSTPSSVSPSWDVFPQKTLDSIDIAVLVLYFIFVLAVGLWSMWKTQRSTVKGYFLAGGQMVWWPVGASLFASNVGSGHFIGLAGSGAASGIAATAYEWNGMFCVLVLAWLFLPIYIAAGVTTMPEYLQKRFGGKRIQMFLAILYLFIYIFTKISVDMYAGALFIQQALHWDLYIAVAGLLAITAVYTVAGGLAAVIYTDALQTLIMLIGAVTLMVFSFVEVGGLEGLQTKYFDAIPSTRKENSSCGLPREDAFHIFRDPVNSDLPWPGVLVGMTIPSLWYWCTDQVIVQRSLAAKNLSHAKGGSLMTSYLKILPLFMMVMPGMISRILFPDLVACADAEICRKICGNPSGCSDIAYPKLVIELLPVGLRGLMMSVMIAALMSSLTSIFNSASTIFTMDLWKHFRPRCSEWELMIVGRVFVLLLTVVSILWIPLVQAGQGGQLFIYIQSISSYLQPPVAMVFILGCFWKRANEKGAFWGLVIGLLLGVIRLVLDFIYPEPQCDETDLRPGVVKYMHYLYFSMVLAAISTLTVLVVSMFTEPPSEEMISRLTWFTRGDLPVKKDLAVSPSPDAAKGVSEAERPALQIDISIASENSSNDNKCMTHAKGNSKLMTTFLWLCGMERKEENTENAVTTKPEPLPMASLEEKPLVKHVLNINLLLCVCAGIFLWAYFA, encoded by the exons ATGGAGACCACCAGCAGCACTCCATCCTCTGTGAGCCCCTCGTGGGATGTGTTTCCCCAGAAGACACTGGACTCCATAGACATTGCTGTTCTTGTGCTGTACTTCATATTTGTCCTGGCGGTTGGGCTGTGG tCCATGTGGAAGACGCAGCGCAGCACTGTAAAAGGCTACTTTCTAGCCGGAGGACAGATGGTTTGGTGGCCT GTGGGCGCATCCCTGTTTGCCAGCAACGTTGGAAGTGGCCACTTCATCGGCCTGGCTGGATCAGGAGCTGCCTCAGGAATTGCCGCAACAGCCTACGAGTGGAAC GggatgttttgtgttttggtgcTGGCCTGGCTGTTCCTTCCAATTTACATAGCAGCAGGA GTTACTACCATGCCTGAGTACTTGCAGAAACGTTTTGGAGGCAAAAGAATTCAGATGTTCCTGGCGATTCTCTACTTGTTTATCTATATCTTCACCAAAATATCA GTTGATATGTATGCTGGGGCTCTCTTCATTCAGCAAGCCTTACACTGGGACCTCTACATCGCAGTGGCAGGCTTGCTGGCAATCACAGCCGTTTACACTGTGGCGG GTGGCCTGGCAGCTGTGATATACACAGACGCTCTGCAAACTCTCATCATGCTGATCGGGGCTGTGACTCTCATGGTCTTCA GCTTTGTTGAAGTTGGCGGTCTTGAAGGTTTACAGACAAAATACTTTGATGCCATTCCCAGCACCCGCAAGGAAAACAGTAGCTGTGGCTTGCCAAGAGAAGATGCTTTTCACATTTTCCGAGACCCTGTTAACTCTGACCTTCCCTGGCCGGGAGTTTTGGTGGGAATGACCATCCCATCCCTGTGGTATTGGTGTACAGATCAG GTCATCGTTCAGAGGTCCCTTGCTGCTAAAAACCTCTCTCATGCTAAAGGAGGCTCCTTGATGACATCCTACTTGAAAATTTTGCCCCTTTTTATGATGGTAATGCCAGGCATGATCAGCCGGATTCTCTTTCCAG ATCTGGTGGCTTGTGCAGATGCGGAAATTTGCCGAAAAATCTGTGGCAACCCGTCTGGGTGTTCTGATATTGCTTATCCTAAGCTGGTCATAGAACTTCTGCCTGTAG GACTCAGGGGCCTGATGATGTCAGTGATGATAGCAGCTCTCATGTCCTCCCTGACTTCCATCTTTAATAGTGCCAGCACCATTTTCACCATGGACCTCTGGAAACACTTCCGTCCTCGTTGCTCTGAGTGGGAACTCATGATCGTTGGCAG GgtctttgtgctgctgctcactGTGGTCTCCATCCTGTGGATCCCACTGGTAcaggctggccagggagggCAGCTCTTTATTTACATCCAGTCCATCAGCTCCTACCTGCAGCCCCCAGTGGCAATGGTGTTTATACTGGGTTGCTTCTGGAAAAGAGCAAATGAAAAG GGTGCGTTCTGGGGCCTGGTGATTGGGCTGCTGCTGGGCGTCATTCGGCTGGTGCTGGACTTCATCTACCCGGAGCCCCAGTGTGATGAGACTGACCTCCGACCAGGCGTGGTGAAGTACATGCACTATCTCTACTTCTCCATGGTCCTGGCCGCGATCTCCACGCTCACTGTGCTGGTGGTCAGCATGTTCACAGAACCGCCCTCGGAAGAAATG ATAAGTCGGCTTACCTGGTTCACACGTGGGGATCTACCAGTCAAGAAAGACCTAGCAGTCAGCCCTTCCCCTGATGCTGCAAAAGGAGTGTCTGAAGCTGAGCGTCCAGCTCTCCAGATTGATATAAgcattgcttctgaaaatagtTCAAATGATAATAAAT GTATGACTCATGCCAAAGGGAACTCGAAGCTGATGACCACCTTTCTGTGGCTCTGCGGGATGGAGCGCAAAGAGGAAAACACCGAGAACGCGGTGACGACTAAACCTGAGCCGCTTCCCATGGCTTCCCTGGAGGAGAAACCGCTGGTGAAACACGTCCTGAACATCAACTTGCTATTATGTGTATGTGCTGGGATCTTCCTCTGGGCCTACTTCGCATAG